The genomic region CTTTGACCTTGCCAACCTTTGGAAGGGCTTCGAGGAGAGCAGATACCTTGGTCTTGCCGATGATCTCATCGGTTTCTGCCTTCTCGAGGACGTCCTTCAAGGTGGTGTCTCCGCGCTTGAGGGATGCCTTCAACTCTGCACGAGCCTTGCGAGCCTCTGCGGCCTTGGCGAGAGCTTGCTTGCGTTGCTCATCAGTCAGTTTTGGAAGGGCCACGGGTTTCCTCCGATTCATTGGTTGATTAATTGATCCAGTACAAATTACCGGAACTCGAAAGCCTAACTAAGATTTCCTCGTTCTGCTTCGACTTCTGGCAATCCTAGCACCGCAACGTTATCAAGGTAGATAACGCAACAGATTAGAACGTCTATTTTAGCACGTCACCGCACTACGCAGTTCAAACTACCAGCTCATGTACCTGCGTGTAAATTTAGACACGGAAAGTGCCCAAAATAGGCATTGCGCTGGCATTCCTTGGAAAAATATGGAGAATTTTAGGCGATTGGCCTTAAAATTTCCTAACGAGTTCTTCCCAAGAACCTGCCAGCGCAAAATCGTCAGTAAATACCTTCCTGACGCCTATTTAAAGCGTGTTAAACCAAGCCTCCATCGAAGAATTCACGCGCGGTTTCTTGCACAGCTGCGCGCAAGTCAGCGACTTCTGGGCCCACGTTTAAAATCGCGCGAGAAACATTCGGAAACGCCAACTGTGGCGCGGCCTGCGTGATGTTCGCAACGTCGTCTGCCGTAGCTCCTTGTGCGCCCACACCGGGTAGAAGCACAGGGCCATTGAGCTGGGATAGATCAGGCGGAGTTTGCAAGGTCGCGCCTACTACTACCCCAATATCACCCGGCACCGGCTCTGCACCGGATTCCTGACCACCGGCGGTGTCAGCACCAAATTCGCTATTAAACGCAGCGCAGGTATCCACCACGTGCTGGGCAACAGTCTGCTCCCCATCGCTGAAATTCTGCAACAGAACTGCTTCTGGGTTCGACGTGGCGGCAAGGACAAATACCCCACGTCCCGTCTGAGCAGCAAGCTCAAAGACCGGCTGTAGCGCTGCGACACCCAGGTACGGCGACACCGTGACGGCATCAGCACGCAGCGGTGAGCTGTCCGAAAGCCAGGCATCCGCATAGCCGGCCATCGTGGAGCCAATATCACCGCGTTTAGCATCAGCCACGGTTAGACAACCTGCCTCGCGTAGGTACTCCAAGGTGTCTTCTAACACCGCGATACCTTGCGAGCCAAAGCGCTCATAGAAGGCAACCTGGGGTTTGACTAGTGCGGCAGTCTCCGCGAATGCTTCCACGCAGGTCTCGCTAAAGCGTCGCAAGCCTTCGACGGAGTCTTCCAAGCCCCACTGCTGCAGCAGATACGGGTGTGGGTCAATCCCCACGCACAATCTCCCGCGCACCTGCCCAGCAGCGACTAAGCGCTCGCCAAAGCCTAATGGTTGGTTACTTGTCTGTTGGACCATGCTGAAGCTCCTGGAGTGCACGAACCTTGAAATCACCCTTGCGTAGCGCTTCCAGCGCCTGAACGCCTGCGGTCACACCTTGCACGGTGGTGATTTGTGGGACATCAACCTCAAGTGCCGCACTACGGATTTCGTAGCCATCAAAGCGCGCACCGGAGGTGGAATCCGGCGTATTGATAACCAGGTCAATCTCGCGGTCCAAAATCAGGTCCACGACAGAGCGACCTTCGGCACCGTTGCGAATCTCCGAGGACTTCTTCACGGTCTCACACGCAATGCCATTGCGGCGCAAGATAGAAGCCGTGCCGGTGGTGGCGAAGATCTTGTATCCCATATCGGCCAAGCGCTGGATGGGGAAGGTCAGGTTGCGCTTGTCGCGGTTGGAGACCGAGACAAAGATGGAACCTTCCTTTGGCATCTTCATAAAGCCGGCAATCAGCGCCTTGTAGTAGGCAGCGCCGAAGTTATCGGCTAGGCCCATGACCTCACCGGTGGACTTCATCTCTGGGCTGAGCACGGTATCCAGCATGGAGCCGTCGGCACTGCGGAAGCGGTTAAACGGCAAGACTGCTTCTTTGACCGCAATTGGGTGCTCAAGTGGCAAGGAACCGCCATCGTAGGTCGATGGCAGCATGCCTTCGGCCTTGAGCTCCATGATGGTAGAGCCAAGCATGATGCGCGACGCAGCCTTCGCCAGCTGCACGCCGGTGGCCTTAGATACGAAAGGCACGGTGCGTGAGGCGCGAGGGTTAGCTTCAATGACGTAGAGCTGATTGTCCTTAAGGCCGTACTGCACGTTCATCAAGCCCTTAACGCCAATGCCTTCGGCCAAAGCCTTGGTGGCATAGCGGACTTTTTCAATATCCTCTGGGCCCAAGGTCATCGGTGGCAAGGAGCAGGAGGAGTCACCGGAGTGAATGCCGGCTTCCTCAATGTGTTCCATTACCCCGCCGAGGTAGACATCGGTGCCGTCGCACAGGGCATCGACGTCAATTTCAATCGCACCATCGAGGAAGCGGTCGACCAGGACCGGGTGTTCATCGTTAAGCTCTGTTGCGCGCTCGATGTAGGACTCCAAGGAGGCCTCGTCGTAGACAATTTCCATGCCACGGCCGCCCAGGACATAAGAAGGACGCACGAGAACTGGGTAGCCAATCTCATTGGCAACACCGCGGGCTTCTTCATAAGAGTGTGCCGTGCCAAATTCTGGAGCCGGCAATGCAGCCTTAGCCAGCACCTTGCCGAATTCACCGCGGTCTTCAGCCGAGTTAATTGCCTCAGGGCTGGTACCAACAACCGGAACTCCGGCATCAGCCAAGCGCTGTGCCAAGCCCAATGGAGTCTGGCCGCCGAGCTGGACGATGACACCGGCAACGGTGCCCGATTCCGACTCTGCGCTGTAGATTTCCATGACGTCTTCAAACGTCAGCGGCTCAAAGTACAGACGATCCGCGGTGTCGTAGTCAGTGGAGACGGTCTCTGG from Corynebacterium ammoniagenes DSM 20306 harbors:
- the pyrF gene encoding orotidine-5'-phosphate decarboxylase, yielding MVQQTSNQPLGFGERLVAAGQVRGRLCVGIDPHPYLLQQWGLEDSVEGLRRFSETCVEAFAETAALVKPQVAFYERFGSQGIAVLEDTLEYLREAGCLTVADAKRGDIGSTMAGYADAWLSDSSPLRADAVTVSPYLGVAALQPVFELAAQTGRGVFVLAATSNPEAVLLQNFSDGEQTVAQHVVDTCAAFNSEFGADTAGGQESGAEPVPGDIGVVVGATLQTPPDLSQLNGPVLLPGVGAQGATADDVANITQAAPQLAFPNVSRAILNVGPEVADLRAAVQETAREFFDGGLV
- the mihF gene encoding integration host factor, actinobacterial type produces the protein MALPKLTDEQRKQALAKAAEARKARAELKASLKRGDTTLKDVLEKAETDEIIGKTKVSALLEALPKVGKVKAREIMEDLEIAQTRRLRGLGDRQRRALLERFGFSE